In Dyadobacter subterraneus, a single genomic region encodes these proteins:
- a CDS encoding PQQ-dependent sugar dehydrogenase codes for MTSFKLISSLLITGITAFVGTSTVLKNSPASKGIFENRQTSAPDSSRFTPVKLVQGLDEPMEMAILPDLNVVIVERKGAVKLYNAKEKQIKTIANLNVFSGIEDGLLGVVADPDFKKNHWIYFYYGVGGNQNVSQLERYKLVQDRLDLSSKKVLLKIPTQRTYCCHSAGYLTFGADGLLYLSTGDNTNAEEIEGHNPTDERPGRQLSDDQGTTANSRDLRGKILRIKPEADGTYSIPDGNLFPKDGSQGFAEIYVMGCRNPFRMSVDPKTNFVYWGDVGPDTNVPAEENFLSYDEINQARKPGFFGYPYFLGNNEGFPKYDFATKQEGPKQNPMHPINNSPNNTGIKQLPPAQPAMIWYGKEESRRWPMVGKGGASAMAGPVYYSDRYPGAQYKLPDYYNGKLLIYDWIRKWIMAVTLDQDGNYVSMEPFLQHLKVVAPMDMKIAPDGAIYILAYGTNWFAKNTDAGLIRVEYSEGNRNPVADISLDKSYGAAPLTVSISSEKSKDYDAGDTLSFIWKIGSKILLGKTIKYHFPKPGIYNISLTVSDQHGGKSVATSQVKVGNTPPDMFIKTNANQSFYWDGAEFDYSIHVKDAEDKVVEKSKITASFTYLPFGKDLASALTGASHGNLKYAATERLYASLDCKACHTMDNKSIGPALKEISKRYSDKDGYEQKLAEKIIKGGSGNWGSYPMPPHADLPLKEAKEIARYIFSLTEKNTQLALKGKIKLTEHTGQGTQGAYLLYAAYTDKGANGIEPLSGSSSIILKNPLVQMEDYEEGSANVVIATLNTGYVSSIWAKNGKFVSFKKIDLNHISKIKIRVQHEGAGGLIELRKDSDHGEVLGNLNIAAGQVKDAKTDWIEYDMIVKPTSGIHDIYFTFSNPDKAKVGLCFLDWIYFEKQNQ; via the coding sequence TTGACATCATTTAAACTGATCAGCAGCTTGCTAATAACAGGCATTACAGCGTTTGTAGGAACATCAACTGTTTTGAAAAACAGTCCAGCGTCAAAAGGCATTTTTGAAAACAGGCAGACATCCGCACCTGACAGTAGCCGCTTTACACCCGTGAAACTTGTCCAAGGACTCGACGAGCCAATGGAAATGGCGATCCTTCCTGATTTAAATGTTGTAATCGTGGAACGTAAAGGAGCCGTCAAACTATACAATGCCAAAGAGAAACAGATTAAAACCATAGCAAATCTAAATGTTTTCAGCGGCATTGAAGATGGTCTATTGGGTGTTGTGGCAGATCCTGATTTTAAAAAAAACCATTGGATCTACTTTTATTATGGTGTAGGTGGAAATCAAAACGTAAGTCAGCTTGAACGTTATAAACTTGTGCAAGATCGGCTTGATTTGTCCTCCAAAAAAGTTCTTTTAAAAATTCCGACGCAAAGAACTTACTGCTGCCACTCGGCAGGATATCTGACCTTTGGTGCTGACGGACTTCTTTATCTGTCGACGGGTGATAACACCAATGCAGAAGAAATCGAAGGCCACAATCCGACAGATGAGCGTCCCGGCCGACAATTATCCGACGATCAGGGCACAACAGCCAACAGCAGGGATCTGAGAGGAAAAATCCTTAGGATCAAACCAGAAGCGGACGGCACATACTCGATTCCGGACGGGAATCTTTTCCCAAAAGACGGATCGCAGGGATTCGCCGAAATCTATGTAATGGGCTGCCGCAACCCATTCCGCATGTCAGTCGATCCTAAAACCAATTTCGTTTATTGGGGTGATGTAGGTCCGGATACAAATGTTCCCGCAGAAGAGAATTTTCTTAGTTATGACGAGATCAACCAGGCAAGAAAACCGGGATTCTTCGGCTACCCGTATTTCCTTGGAAACAACGAAGGTTTTCCAAAGTATGACTTTGCTACCAAACAGGAAGGCCCAAAACAGAATCCAATGCACCCTATAAACAATTCGCCGAACAATACCGGTATTAAACAGCTGCCACCGGCGCAGCCTGCGATGATCTGGTATGGTAAAGAGGAATCCAGACGCTGGCCAATGGTTGGCAAAGGAGGTGCGAGTGCGATGGCCGGACCGGTTTATTACAGCGATAGATATCCAGGCGCCCAATATAAACTCCCCGATTATTACAACGGAAAACTGCTGATCTATGACTGGATCAGAAAATGGATCATGGCAGTAACGTTGGATCAGGATGGTAATTATGTATCGATGGAACCATTTTTACAGCATCTGAAAGTCGTTGCACCGATGGATATGAAAATAGCGCCCGACGGAGCGATCTATATACTGGCTTACGGAACGAACTGGTTTGCCAAAAACACAGATGCGGGCCTGATCCGCGTTGAATATTCTGAGGGTAACCGAAATCCGGTAGCAGATATTTCGCTTGATAAAAGTTACGGAGCCGCTCCGCTGACGGTGAGCATTTCATCGGAAAAATCAAAGGACTATGATGCTGGCGATACTCTAAGCTTTATATGGAAAATCGGATCCAAAATATTACTGGGCAAAACCATAAAATATCATTTTCCAAAGCCTGGTATTTACAATATTTCCTTGACAGTATCCGACCAACATGGTGGAAAATCTGTTGCCACTTCCCAAGTAAAAGTCGGTAATACACCGCCTGATATGTTCATAAAAACGAACGCTAACCAGAGTTTTTATTGGGACGGAGCCGAGTTTGATTATAGTATCCACGTTAAAGATGCGGAAGATAAGGTCGTTGAAAAGTCTAAAATCACGGCCTCATTTACGTATTTGCCGTTTGGAAAAGATCTGGCCTCGGCGCTCACAGGAGCCAGCCACGGCAACCTGAAATATGCGGCAACTGAAAGACTGTACGCCTCGCTGGATTGTAAGGCATGCCACACGATGGATAACAAATCGATCGGGCCAGCACTCAAAGAAATTTCTAAACGGTACTCAGACAAAGACGGCTATGAACAGAAACTGGCGGAAAAAATCATTAAAGGGGGAAGTGGAAATTGGGGAAGTTATCCCATGCCGCCCCATGCAGACCTGCCATTGAAAGAGGCCAAAGAGATTGCACGTTACATTTTTTCGCTTACGGAAAAGAATACGCAGCTGGCTTTAAAGGGAAAGATCAAACTTACAGAGCATACCGGGCAGGGCACCCAGGGCGCGTATCTTCTTTATGCGGCTTACACCGATAAAGGTGCCAATGGCATTGAACCTTTATCCGGCAGCTCGAGCATCATACTTAAAAATCCTTTGGTACAAATGGAAGATTACGAAGAAGGCAGTGCCAATGTAGTTATTGCCACACTAAATACAGGTTACGTTTCTTCTATATGGGCTAAAAACGGAAAATTCGTCAGTTTTAAAAAAATCGATCTTAACCATATTTCCAAAATTAAAATCAGGGTTCAACACGAAGGTGCAGGCGGCCTTATCGAGCTGCGAAAAGATTCGGACCATGGCGAAGTGCTAGGAAACTTAAATATCGCTGCCGGCCAAGTGAAAGATGCCAAAACGGACTGGATAGAATACGATATGATAGTAAAACCAACTTCTGGAATACACGATATCTACTTTACCTTTTCTAATCCTGACAAGGCGAAAGTCGGCCTATGCTTTCTGGACTGGATTTATTTTGAAAAACAAAACCAGTAA
- the acnA gene encoding aconitate hydratase AcnA, which translates to MLQDYLGIKRGLEVEGKHLDFYSLSALKQKGFNISRLPFCIRILLENVLRNYDGYVITNDHVQTLLNWAPEPVDKEIPFMPARVLMQDFTGVPAIVDIASLRAEMARKGKDPSRINPLIPVDLVIDHSVQVDYFGNKNAYRLNVEKEYERNSERYRFLKWAQTAFDNFSVVPPGMGICHQVNLEYLSKCVVERNGIAFPDSLVGTDSHTPMVNGLGIVAYGVGGIEAEASMLGQPQFFSLPEVIGLKLSGVLPVGTTATDMVLTITELLRKTKVVGKFVEVFGEGLDSLSVPDRATIGNMSPEFGCTITYFPIDGKTIQYLEKTNRPSDVISLTELYARENLLWRENEEEITYSQIIELDLASVVSTISGPSRPQDKILLTQAKDTITDIIQTKYFRKYIPFPDRPLSRWDDEGGNALPEETVDADTSFIRSVKIRSNGEKFYLSDGAVVIAAITSCTNTSNPDVMIGAGLLAKKALENGLTVKPWVKTSLAPGSRVVTDYLKESGLLACLEEMKFDVVGYGCTSCIGNSGPLPEAISQAVADNDLIVSAALSGNRNFEARIHPQVRMNFLMSPLLVIAYAIAGRMDLDLDTEPLGVNKNGEPVFLADIWPSQQEIHQVVNTEVKKEFYRATYNTIYDGDSQWQNLEVPLGQAYKWDPESTYVKEAPFFINQSEIPKSIEPIIKARVLLKLGDSITTDHISPAGSFGVQSPAGKYLLERGIPFEEFNSYGSRRGNDEVMIRGTFANVRIKNALASKEGGFTKYLPSDEEMTVYEASLRYKNDQTPLMVLAGKEYGSGSSRDWAAKGTYLLGIRAVLAESFERIHRSNLVGMGVIPLQFFDGENSESLGLTGTEQFTIGGLNDSIKPNQHLVVSAQCGDEIFKTFSVKIRLDSKIEIDYYRNGGILQYMLRQFIAKDNGR; encoded by the coding sequence ATGCTTCAGGATTATTTAGGTATAAAAAGGGGATTAGAGGTTGAAGGCAAACACCTGGACTTTTATAGTTTAAGCGCCTTAAAGCAGAAAGGATTCAACATCAGCCGTCTGCCATTTTGTATCAGGATTCTGCTTGAAAATGTTCTTCGTAATTACGATGGTTATGTTATTACAAATGATCACGTGCAGACGCTTTTAAACTGGGCCCCCGAACCGGTAGACAAGGAAATTCCTTTTATGCCGGCCCGCGTTTTGATGCAGGATTTTACGGGTGTTCCCGCAATTGTCGATATTGCTTCGCTGAGGGCTGAAATGGCGCGGAAGGGAAAAGATCCTTCCCGGATCAACCCTTTGATACCGGTTGATCTGGTGATTGATCACTCTGTCCAGGTTGATTATTTTGGAAATAAAAATGCTTATCGACTTAACGTTGAAAAGGAATATGAGCGCAACAGCGAGCGCTACCGCTTTTTGAAATGGGCACAGACTGCGTTTGATAATTTTTCAGTGGTTCCGCCTGGCATGGGCATTTGCCATCAGGTAAATCTGGAATATTTATCCAAATGTGTGGTCGAAAGAAATGGAATCGCTTTTCCGGATTCTTTGGTCGGAACAGATTCGCATACGCCGATGGTTAACGGGCTGGGAATCGTAGCCTACGGTGTTGGTGGAATTGAGGCCGAAGCTTCCATGCTTGGGCAGCCGCAGTTTTTCTCATTACCTGAGGTAATTGGCTTGAAATTGTCAGGGGTTTTGCCGGTTGGCACCACGGCGACTGATATGGTTTTGACCATTACAGAGCTGCTGCGCAAAACCAAGGTGGTGGGCAAATTCGTGGAGGTTTTCGGGGAAGGGTTAGACTCCTTGTCTGTTCCTGACCGCGCTACAATCGGGAATATGTCCCCTGAGTTTGGATGCACGATTACTTACTTTCCAATTGATGGAAAAACCATCCAATACCTTGAAAAAACAAACAGACCTTCGGATGTGATCAGCCTGACTGAGCTATATGCCAGGGAAAACTTATTATGGAGAGAAAACGAAGAAGAAATAACCTATAGCCAGATAATTGAACTGGATCTGGCCTCGGTTGTTTCGACGATTTCCGGTCCAAGCCGTCCTCAGGATAAAATATTACTCACTCAGGCGAAAGATACCATCACAGACATTATTCAGACAAAATATTTTAGAAAATACATTCCGTTTCCGGACCGTCCGCTTAGCCGCTGGGATGATGAAGGAGGAAATGCGTTGCCGGAAGAAACAGTTGATGCCGATACATCTTTCATACGGTCTGTAAAAATCAGAAGTAATGGTGAAAAGTTTTATCTGAGTGACGGGGCCGTTGTGATCGCTGCGATAACAAGCTGTACGAATACATCCAATCCTGATGTGATGATCGGCGCAGGACTTTTGGCAAAAAAAGCGCTTGAAAATGGATTGACAGTCAAGCCCTGGGTAAAAACGAGCCTTGCGCCAGGGTCCAGGGTGGTAACGGATTATTTGAAGGAATCAGGTCTGCTGGCATGCCTGGAAGAAATGAAATTCGATGTCGTAGGTTACGGATGTACTTCCTGCATCGGGAATTCAGGCCCACTACCTGAGGCTATTTCCCAAGCGGTGGCAGACAATGATTTGATTGTAAGCGCTGCTTTGTCGGGTAACCGAAATTTTGAAGCCCGAATCCACCCGCAGGTCAGAATGAATTTTTTAATGTCCCCGCTGCTTGTGATCGCTTACGCCATTGCCGGTAGAATGGACCTAGATCTTGATACGGAACCTTTGGGTGTTAACAAAAACGGAGAACCTGTTTTTCTCGCAGACATCTGGCCAAGCCAGCAGGAAATACACCAGGTTGTAAACACAGAAGTAAAAAAAGAATTTTACAGAGCAACCTACAACACAATTTATGATGGGGATTCACAGTGGCAAAATCTTGAAGTGCCTCTGGGTCAGGCCTATAAGTGGGATCCTGAATCCACCTACGTAAAAGAAGCTCCTTTTTTTATAAATCAATCCGAAATTCCAAAATCAATTGAGCCAATTATTAAAGCGCGGGTTCTTTTAAAACTGGGAGATTCGATTACGACAGATCACATCTCTCCGGCAGGATCTTTTGGCGTGCAGTCGCCGGCTGGAAAGTATCTTCTTGAACGGGGCATTCCCTTCGAAGAGTTTAATTCCTACGGGTCCAGAAGAGGCAATGATGAAGTAATGATCCGCGGCACATTTGCTAATGTCCGAATAAAGAATGCGCTTGCTTCAAAAGAAGGCGGGTTTACGAAATACCTGCCGTCAGATGAAGAAATGACCGTCTATGAAGCGTCTCTTCGCTACAAAAATGACCAGACCCCGCTTATGGTTTTGGCCGGAAAGGAGTATGGAAGCGGCTCTTCCCGCGACTGGGCAGCGAAGGGAACATACCTTTTAGGCATCCGGGCTGTTCTTGCAGAAAGTTTTGAGCGTATACATAGAAGTAACCTGGTTGGTATGGGCGTGATCCCGCTTCAGTTTTTTGACGGAGAAAACAGCGAGAGTCTGGGACTGACAGGAACAGAACAATTCACGATTGGAGGGCTTAATGATTCGATAAAACCCAATCAGCATCTGGTGGTTTCGGCTCAATGCGGAGATGAGATCTTTAAAACCTTCAGTGTTAAAATCAGATTGGACAGTAAAATTGAGATAGATTATTACCGTAATGGCGGAATTCTGCAATACATGCTGCGGCAGTTTATTGCCAAAGATAACGGGCGGTAG
- a CDS encoding transposase produces MRKRRVFDESFKRMAVELSEAKGSVSAAAAELGLDAGRISKWRASFNKPDFREKVEGLTEEQKRIRQLERELREVKLEHEILKKAVRIFSRGERNGSDL; encoded by the coding sequence ATGAGAAAACGACGGGTGTTTGACGAATCTTTCAAAAGGATGGCAGTAGAACTGTCAGAAGCTAAGGGCTCGGTGAGTGCGGCAGCGGCTGAGCTCGGGCTTGATGCAGGGCGTATCAGTAAATGGCGCGCAAGTTTTAATAAACCTGATTTTCGAGAAAAAGTTGAAGGTTTGACAGAGGAGCAAAAACGGATCCGGCAATTGGAAAGAGAGCTTCGGGAGGTAAAACTTGAACACGAGATATTAAAAAAGGCAGTACGCATCTTTTCCAGGGGCGAACGGAACGGTTCCGATTTATAA
- a CDS encoding IS3 family transposase: protein MKANQGIYPVAKMCKILGESVSSYYYWLKEPVGKRQQEHQELSLHVREVYEESKGCYGSPRVTVELQAKGFRVSRPRIARVMRKIGLKSIVRKKYRVQTTDSNHIHQVSENHLNRDFTADGLGEKWVSDLTYIKTGEGWVYLTAILDLANRKVVGWALSETMKAEDTSVAAFKMALKCYPIKKPLIFHSDRGVQYACSEFRKQLIGLPVTQSMSRKGDCWDNAPAESFFKTLKTEMVYHQEFKSKKEAKLAIFEFIEVWYNRKRRHSFTRIFEPSGL, encoded by the coding sequence ATAAAAGCTAATCAAGGAATCTATCCGGTGGCAAAGATGTGTAAAATACTCGGCGAGAGCGTTAGCAGCTATTATTATTGGCTAAAAGAGCCAGTAGGTAAACGTCAGCAGGAACACCAAGAATTATCTCTTCATGTCCGCGAAGTTTATGAAGAAAGTAAAGGATGCTACGGTAGTCCGCGCGTTACAGTGGAATTGCAAGCAAAAGGTTTCCGAGTATCGCGCCCACGGATAGCCAGAGTAATGAGAAAAATAGGTCTGAAAAGCATTGTCCGGAAGAAGTACCGGGTACAAACTACTGATAGCAATCATATTCACCAAGTTTCTGAAAATCATCTAAATAGAGATTTTACAGCAGATGGTCTTGGAGAAAAATGGGTGTCGGATCTGACCTATATAAAGACAGGTGAAGGCTGGGTCTATCTAACAGCAATACTTGATCTTGCAAATCGTAAGGTGGTAGGTTGGGCGTTGAGTGAGACAATGAAAGCCGAAGACACCAGCGTAGCGGCTTTCAAAATGGCTTTAAAATGCTATCCAATAAAAAAACCGTTAATATTTCACTCGGATAGGGGCGTTCAATACGCGTGCAGCGAGTTCCGTAAGCAGTTGATTGGCCTACCTGTTACCCAAAGTATGAGTCGAAAAGGAGACTGTTGGGACAATGCACCAGCTGAAAGCTTTTTTAAAACGCTGAAAACAGAAATGGTTTATCATCAAGAATTTAAAAGTAAGAAAGAGGCAAAACTGGCAATTTTTGAATTTATTGAGGTGTGGTACAATAGAAAAAGAAGGCACTCTTTCACTAGGATATTTGAGCCCTCTGGACTTTGA
- a CDS encoding winged helix-turn-helix transcriptional regulator: MMKTIERRSTCPINYSVEIFGDKWMLLILRDLMFNGKNSFLEFRASQEKISSAVLTEKLNTLLNEGIVSKVTSPKNASKFLYLLTDKGIELVPVMMEILNWGSSHNPDGGPKPLLDRMKQNKNKAVRELQDKLRSQRQLHGIN, encoded by the coding sequence ATGATGAAAACAATCGAGAGAAGATCAACCTGCCCCATTAATTATTCGGTGGAAATATTCGGTGATAAATGGATGCTTTTAATCCTGAGAGACCTGATGTTTAACGGTAAAAATTCCTTTCTGGAATTTCGGGCATCACAGGAGAAAATATCTTCGGCCGTACTTACGGAAAAGCTAAACACGCTTTTAAACGAAGGCATTGTCTCCAAGGTAACATCCCCTAAAAACGCCTCCAAATTTCTGTACCTTTTAACCGACAAAGGCATTGAGCTGGTGCCGGTTATGATGGAGATTCTAAACTGGGGTTCCAGCCATAACCCGGACGGCGGACCTAAACCATTGCTTGACCGCATGAAGCAGAATAAAAACAAAGCGGTTAGAGAGCTGCAGGATAAATTAAGAAGTCAGCGGCAACTACATGGGATAAATTAA
- a CDS encoding SDR family oxidoreductase — protein MDFTNRNVIITGGTTGIGLATAKAFISAGANVWITGRSEDNLKKASAEINSPKLTTVVSDTSKLTDISVLEQAFAENGNKLDVLFLNAGIGTFESIENVSEVNFDAQFNTNVKGNFFTLQKLLPHLAEGASVVFTSSSVASAANLGTSIYSATKGALNKIAQIAANELAARKIRVNILSPGPVETPGLNSVVPEEAKAFLAGATALQRLGHPDEIAKTVLFLASDAASFISGTEITVDGGYHSYALK, from the coding sequence ATGGACTTTACAAATAGAAACGTCATAATCACCGGCGGAACAACCGGAATAGGATTGGCAACAGCAAAAGCATTTATCAGCGCAGGGGCAAATGTTTGGATTACGGGAAGAAGTGAGGATAATCTAAAAAAGGCAAGCGCGGAAATAAACAGCCCGAAGCTGACCACGGTCGTATCAGATACTTCAAAACTTACAGACATTTCGGTTCTCGAACAAGCATTTGCAGAAAACGGAAACAAACTCGACGTGCTCTTTCTGAATGCAGGAATTGGGACATTTGAGTCAATAGAAAATGTCAGCGAAGTAAACTTTGATGCGCAGTTCAATACCAATGTAAAAGGGAATTTTTTCACGCTGCAAAAATTACTTCCCCATCTGGCAGAAGGAGCCTCCGTGGTGTTCACTTCTTCATCGGTAGCATCGGCTGCGAATCTGGGAACCAGTATATATTCCGCAACCAAAGGAGCCCTCAATAAAATCGCCCAGATTGCAGCCAACGAGCTGGCGGCAAGAAAAATCCGCGTCAACATCCTTAGTCCGGGCCCGGTAGAAACACCAGGTTTGAATAGTGTCGTGCCTGAGGAAGCAAAAGCATTTCTGGCAGGTGCAACCGCATTGCAAAGGCTTGGCCATCCTGATGAAATTGCAAAAACAGTACTGTTTCTGGCTTCGGACGCGGCAAGCTTTATTTCAGGAACAGAGATTACAGTTGATGGCGGCTACCATAGCTACGCTTTAAAATAG